In one Myxocyprinus asiaticus isolate MX2 ecotype Aquarium Trade chromosome 1, UBuf_Myxa_2, whole genome shotgun sequence genomic region, the following are encoded:
- the LOC127447746 gene encoding uncharacterized protein LOC127447746 isoform X2: MSHLEGKSPDERRAALFTKHGYTLQKKLGQGVSDVAFLVNNLEEDLYVIKEINCRYESSDTVKKEVDIIKHLNHAYIVDYEDSFEDREAGLFYIVMEYCAEGDLNKRMQTQRGNGFKEEQNVFLTEYGYINLRCLIALERADQYTNSGVGAELYDSPEVFKGRYASKSDIWSLGWLLHDLCMLDVWSDILERRFLHAISMRGTPPDISEKYSEELRELIKEMLSCDPNERPSVDDILAKPFLNDSVKKYKKIPEALEQKFMKSIRAFDQAYNKHYIELEILVSEWAKATDSLEDIHYKATAGSLSGGVIGAAGGITAVVGAILAPFTLGASLIVTGVGVGVGVAGGLTGAASNITNTVKQKSLRESLEKIEQTYKNASAPILNSLKTLKQLMKKIAKFCVFVSASTLDNAQMAWRVGRSTVSCVTEIMHICLLANIGRIGAQAAKIGRAAAAASGVLSGILIIADVAFIVKDSMEIHEMRNTKTTNDPEQFKSSVLRSIAQMRKTHQELCNVLDEIKNTREELKEYIEKAGTNTWTHDSADT; this comes from the exons ATGAGTCATTTGGAAGGAAAGTCTCCTGATGAGCGCAGAGCAG CGCTGTTCACAAAACATGGATACACATTACAGAAAAAACTTGGGCAAGGAGTCTCAGATGTAGCATTTCTTGTGAACAACTTAGAGGAAGATTTGTATGTAATCAAAGAGATTAACTGCAGATAT GAAAGTTCTGACACAGTCAAAAAAGAAGTTGATATCATAAAACATCTGAACCATGCATATATTGTTGATTATGAGGATTCATTTGAAG aCAGAGAAGCTGGACTTTTTTATATAGTGATGGAGTACTGTGCAGAAGGTGATCTTAACAAAAGGATGCAAACACAGAGAGGAAATGGGTTCAAAGAAGAACAG AATGTTTTTCTGACTGAGTATGGTTACATCAATTTAAGATGCTTAATAGCATTGgaaag AGCCGACCAGTATACAAATTCAGGTGTGGGTGCAGAACTCTATGATAGCCCAGAAGTTTTTAAAGGAAGATACGCTTCTAAAAG TGACATCTGGTCATTGGGATGGTTGCTACATGATCTGTGCATGCTTGATGTCTGG TCAGATATTCTAGAGCGTCGCTTTCTACATGCCATCAGCATGAGAGGAACTCCCCCCGACATATCAGAGAAGTACTCAGAGGAGCTACGGGAACTGATCAAAGAAATGCTCAGCTGCGACCCTAATGAAAGACCTTCGGTCGATGACATTTTAGCAAAACCATTCTTAAACGACTcggtaaaaaaatataaaaaaattccaGAGGCACTTGAACAGAAGTTCATGAAGTCCATCAGGGCCTTTGATCAGGCCTACAACAAGCACTATATTGAGCTGGAGATCTTAGTCAGTGAATGGGCAAAAGCAACAGATTCACTAGAGGATATTCATTATAAAGCCACTGCAGGCAGTCTGTCAGGTGGAGTGATTGGAGCCGCtggtggcatcactgcagtggtTGGTGCAATTTTGGCACCGTTCACTCTTGGTGCCTCTTTGATTGTAACAGGTGTGGGTGTTGGTGTAGGAGTTGCTGGTGGTTTAACAGGTGCTGCCTCCAACATTAccaatacagtaaaacaaaaatcaCTCCGTGAGAGCCTTGAAAAAATTGAACAGACTTATAAGAATGCGAGTGCACCTATTCTAAATTCACTGAAAACACTGAAACAATTGATGAAAAAAATAGCTAAGTTCTGTGTTTTTGTCAGCGCATCAACACTGGATAATGCACAGATGGCATGGAGAGTAGGCAGAAGTACAGTATCATGTGTAACAGAAATCATGCATATATGCCTGTTGGCAAATATCGGCCGAATTGGTGCACAAGCTGCCAAAATAGGACGAGCCGCAGCAGCAGCTTCAGGTGTGTTAAGTGGTATCTTAATCATAGCTGACGTTGCCTTCATAGTAAAAGATTCAATGGAGATTCATGAGATGAGAAACACGAAAACAACAAATGATCCTGAACAGTTCAAATCCAGTGTACTCAGGTCTATTGCACAGATGAGAAAAAcacatcaagagctctgcaaTGTCTTGGACGAGATTAAAAACACAAGAGAggaactaaaagagtatatagaAAAAGCTGGCACAAACACATGGACACATGATTCTGCCGATACTTAG
- the LOC127447746 gene encoding uncharacterized protein LOC127447746 isoform X1, with protein sequence MSHLEGKSPDERRAALFTKHGYTLQKKLGQGVSDVAFLVNNLEEDLYVIKEINCRYESSDTVKKEVDIIKHLNHAYIVDYEDSFEDREAGLFYIVMEYCAEGDLNKRMQTQRGNGFKEEQIHDWFVQICLALKYLHEKNILHRDIKPQNVFLTEYGYINLRCLIALERADQYTNSGVGAELYDSPEVFKGRYASKSDIWSLGWLLHDLCMLDVWSDILERRFLHAISMRGTPPDISEKYSEELRELIKEMLSCDPNERPSVDDILAKPFLNDSVKKYKKIPEALEQKFMKSIRAFDQAYNKHYIELEILVSEWAKATDSLEDIHYKATAGSLSGGVIGAAGGITAVVGAILAPFTLGASLIVTGVGVGVGVAGGLTGAASNITNTVKQKSLRESLEKIEQTYKNASAPILNSLKTLKQLMKKIAKFCVFVSASTLDNAQMAWRVGRSTVSCVTEIMHICLLANIGRIGAQAAKIGRAAAAASGVLSGILIIADVAFIVKDSMEIHEMRNTKTTNDPEQFKSSVLRSIAQMRKTHQELCNVLDEIKNTREELKEYIEKAGTNTWTHDSADT encoded by the exons ATGAGTCATTTGGAAGGAAAGTCTCCTGATGAGCGCAGAGCAG CGCTGTTCACAAAACATGGATACACATTACAGAAAAAACTTGGGCAAGGAGTCTCAGATGTAGCATTTCTTGTGAACAACTTAGAGGAAGATTTGTATGTAATCAAAGAGATTAACTGCAGATAT GAAAGTTCTGACACAGTCAAAAAAGAAGTTGATATCATAAAACATCTGAACCATGCATATATTGTTGATTATGAGGATTCATTTGAAG aCAGAGAAGCTGGACTTTTTTATATAGTGATGGAGTACTGTGCAGAAGGTGATCTTAACAAAAGGATGCAAACACAGAGAGGAAATGGGTTCAAAGAAGAACAG ATCCATGACTGGTTTGTGCAGATTTGTTTAGCTCTGAAGTATCTCCATGAGAAGAATATTCTTCACAGAGATATCAAGCCA CAGAATGTTTTTCTGACTGAGTATGGTTACATCAATTTAAGATGCTTAATAGCATTGgaaag AGCCGACCAGTATACAAATTCAGGTGTGGGTGCAGAACTCTATGATAGCCCAGAAGTTTTTAAAGGAAGATACGCTTCTAAAAG TGACATCTGGTCATTGGGATGGTTGCTACATGATCTGTGCATGCTTGATGTCTGG TCAGATATTCTAGAGCGTCGCTTTCTACATGCCATCAGCATGAGAGGAACTCCCCCCGACATATCAGAGAAGTACTCAGAGGAGCTACGGGAACTGATCAAAGAAATGCTCAGCTGCGACCCTAATGAAAGACCTTCGGTCGATGACATTTTAGCAAAACCATTCTTAAACGACTcggtaaaaaaatataaaaaaattccaGAGGCACTTGAACAGAAGTTCATGAAGTCCATCAGGGCCTTTGATCAGGCCTACAACAAGCACTATATTGAGCTGGAGATCTTAGTCAGTGAATGGGCAAAAGCAACAGATTCACTAGAGGATATTCATTATAAAGCCACTGCAGGCAGTCTGTCAGGTGGAGTGATTGGAGCCGCtggtggcatcactgcagtggtTGGTGCAATTTTGGCACCGTTCACTCTTGGTGCCTCTTTGATTGTAACAGGTGTGGGTGTTGGTGTAGGAGTTGCTGGTGGTTTAACAGGTGCTGCCTCCAACATTAccaatacagtaaaacaaaaatcaCTCCGTGAGAGCCTTGAAAAAATTGAACAGACTTATAAGAATGCGAGTGCACCTATTCTAAATTCACTGAAAACACTGAAACAATTGATGAAAAAAATAGCTAAGTTCTGTGTTTTTGTCAGCGCATCAACACTGGATAATGCACAGATGGCATGGAGAGTAGGCAGAAGTACAGTATCATGTGTAACAGAAATCATGCATATATGCCTGTTGGCAAATATCGGCCGAATTGGTGCACAAGCTGCCAAAATAGGACGAGCCGCAGCAGCAGCTTCAGGTGTGTTAAGTGGTATCTTAATCATAGCTGACGTTGCCTTCATAGTAAAAGATTCAATGGAGATTCATGAGATGAGAAACACGAAAACAACAAATGATCCTGAACAGTTCAAATCCAGTGTACTCAGGTCTATTGCACAGATGAGAAAAAcacatcaagagctctgcaaTGTCTTGGACGAGATTAAAAACACAAGAGAggaactaaaagagtatatagaAAAAGCTGGCACAAACACATGGACACATGATTCTGCCGATACTTAG